One genomic segment of Arachis duranensis cultivar V14167 chromosome 4, aradu.V14167.gnm2.J7QH, whole genome shotgun sequence includes these proteins:
- the LOC107483135 gene encoding berberine bridge enzyme-like 13, whose protein sequence is MVPSPSSSYLSIIVLLLSVLLIDSASIEENFIQCLSSYFSSNPKQFSTIIITRKNESLFTSTLDSTAQNLRYLTPSTPKPEFIFTPLNESHIQAAVICSNKLGIHMRIRSGGHDYEGVSYVSEIETPFIIIDLAKLRTINVNITDNSAWVQAGATIGEVYYRISEKSEVHGFPGGICTSIGVGGHIAGGGFGALARKYGLAADNVLDAKLVDANGRLLDKEAMGEIPFWAIRGGGGGNFGIILWWKIKLVPVPKSVTVFTVSKTTEQGAEDIFNQWQEVAPGLFDKDLFIRVIFQPVSAANKTGRIISTSYNALFLGDTNRLLKVMQKDFPELGLTEKDCLEMSWIKSVLYIAGYPNDTNPNVLLQGKSTFQNYFKGKSDIFTTPVGAFQELSRRLLQEDNPLMIWNPLGGAMWDFNFYDTPFPFRSDFYYMVEYLTLWHNASEDVSKHLDWIREIYKYMTPAVDDQRRVAYVNYRDLDLGVNKKNATNFKEAAAWGNVYYGVNFKSLVKIKKKVDPENIFRHEQSIPIDLSIKV, encoded by the exons ATGGTGCCATCACCAAGTTCTTCATACTTGTCAATTATAGTGCTTTTGTTATCAGTTTTATTGATAGATTCAGCTTCAATCGAAGAAAATTTTATCCAATGTCTAAGCTCATATTTTTCAAGCAATCCAAAACAGTTTTCTACAATAATTATCACTAGAAAAAACGAATCATTATTCACTAGCACTCTTGATTCCACAGCACAAAACCTAAGGTATTTGACACCTTCAACGCCAAAACCAGAGTTTATATTCACACCTTTGAATGAATCACATATCCAAGCTGCAGTTATTTGTTCAAACAAATTGGGTATTCACATGAGAATACGAAGTGGCGGGCATGACTATGAAGGAGTCTCATATGTTTCTGAGATTGAAACTCCTTTCATAATCATTGATTTGGCTAAGCTTCGTACAATCAATGTAAACATAACAGATAATAGTGCCTGGGTTCAAGCTGGAGCCACGATCGGAGAAGTTTATTATAGAATATCAGAGAAAAGTGAGGTTCATGGATTCCCTGGAGGCATATGCACAAGCATAGGTGTTGGAGGGCACATTGCGGGAGGTGGATTCGGAGCCTTGGCGAGGAAGTATGGGCTTGCAGCCGACAACGTCCTCGACGCAAAACTAGTTGATGCCAATGGTAGATTACTTGACAAGGAAGCCATGGGAGAAATCCCATTTTGGGCCATTAGAGGAGGTGGAGGTGGAAACTTTGGGATCATTCTTTGGTGGAAGATAAAGCTTGTTCCTGTGCCAAAATCTGTGACCGTGTTTACAGTTAGCAAGACAACAGAACAAGGCGCAGAAGACATTTTTAACCAGTGGCAAGAGGTGGCTCCAGGCCTTTTTGACAAAGATCTTTTCATAAGAGTCATCTTTCAACCAGTTAGTGCTGCCAATAAAACTGGGAGAATCATCTCAACTTCCTATAATGCCCTCTTTCTCG GTGATACAAATAGACTCCTCAAAGTTATGCAAAAGGACTTTCCAGAGTTAGGTTTGACGGAAAAAGATTGCTTGGAAATGAGTTGGATCAAATCTGTGCTCTATATTGCTGGCTACCCTAATGATACAAACCCTAATGTCTTGCTTCAAGGAAAATCAACATTCCAAAACTACTTCAAAGGCAAGTCAGATATTTTTACAACTCCAGTAGGCGCGTTTCAAGAGTTATCAAGAAGGTTGCTTCAAGAAGATAATCCCTTAATGATTTGGAACCCATTGGGTGGAGCAATGtgggatttcaatttttatgataCGCCATTTCCTTTTAGATCAGATTTCTATTATATGGTTGAGTACTTAACTTTGTGGCATAATGCATCTGAGGATGTATCAAAACATTTAGATTGGATCAGGGAGATTTACAAGTACATGACCCCTGCTGTGGATGACCAAAGAAGGGTAGCATATGTGAACTATAGAGATCTGGATTTGGGAGTGAACAAGAAGAATGCCACAAACTTTAAAGAAGCAGCAGCATGGGGTAACGTATATTACGGAGTTAACTTTAAAAGTCttgtgaaaataaagaaaaaagtggATCCTGAAAATATTTTTAGGCATGAACAGAGTATCCCAATAGATCTATCGATCAAGGTTTAA